One window of Nitrospiria bacterium genomic DNA carries:
- a CDS encoding Ig-like domain-containing protein, protein MKYRKLSIGTGLLLVLFIFSYPFALTGDTVADIVLGQLDFTHNAPNLVDGRGLYLPFRVAVDKNSNRIFVADDGNNRVLSWPDATSFQNGDAADVVIGQPDFSTTLCNYGGVSARSLCLPRGVGVDNVGNLYVADTNNHRVLEYDAPFTSGMAASRVFGQGGSFTLALPNNGGPSAGSLDFPNAVGADGSGNLYVVDQYNNRVLEYDSPLTDQTADRVIGQANFSANKSNRGQVNPAANSLSNPFGVALDGSGNLYVADVSNNRVLEYNAPISSGMAASRVFGQTSFTSFTTNADNAATASTLRRPYDVVLDSSGNLYVADNGNWRVLEYTGPLADNVADRVFGQGGSFSATTCVKQSSSVSASTLCTVTGVGADGSGNIYIVDPDNNRVLGFNSPVTTDTVADRVLGQANFSNYGPNYLDGAGFLNPSGVAVDRSVRPNHIYVADTDNSRVLAWNDVSTLINGQPADIVIGQPDFYSAFCNQGSSASASTLCNPRGIAVDSAGNLYVADNTNNRVLVFNSPFTTDTVADQVIGHSNFTDVGCNFFSGATAVSANSLCNPTGVAFDPSGNLYVSDFTNNRVLEYNGPPGTGAAANQVFGQPDFSSNICDNGGISASSLCNPSGVALDSSGNLYVADLNNNRVLEYTSPLTDNVADQVFGQAGDFTANVANYPNISATSLSLPRSVAVDGLDDLYIADTANSRVLEFDNPLGTCTTCDTAADMVFGQPGFGSNNANYGGLSASSMYNPYGLAVGDDLYVADTANHRMLVIFIDLPPVVTDQDVTTPEDTPVTITLSATDPDSPSVTFSIAGNPPFGTLSPITGTTCTPVGDGTSCTAQVTYTPILNYNGPDSFLFKANDGLLDSNIGTVNLTVTPVNDPPVADDQAVTTAEEAPITITLSASDVDNTSLAFAVAIAPHFGTLSDITPPVCTPTPDGLGSDCTAQVTYSPNTNYFGSDLLTFTANDGLLDSNQGSVPITVTPVEDPPTAADQPVSTPEDTAVVITLKSEDVDGDPLTYLINTNPANGTLSGVSAPICTPQGLSSECTAQVTYTPNPDYNGPDSFSFTVNDGQMDSNVAVVSLTVVPVNDPPVATGQSVTTAEDTPVPITFSATDIDSPSLTFVVITPPSHGSLGAIGTPVCTPSGAGSSCTAQATYTPAADYNGSDSFTFGANDGTIVSTPAAVSLTITPVNDPPVSQAQSVTTPEEAPLAITLTATDIDSASLTFALGTAPTNGTLSAIPPIANCTVNGAGSTCTAQVTYTPNPNYNGPDSFTFTASDGLLTSSAATVSVTVTPVNDPPTANAQSVTTSEDTAFTITLSATDIDSTALTFATGTAPTNGTLGTISAPTCTPSGGGASCTAAVTYTPNANYNGPDSFTFTVNDGTLASTPATVSVTVTPVNDPPTANAQSVTTPEDQPLVITLSATDIDSTALTNFAVAGAPTHGTLGTIGAPSCTPSGAGTNCTAQVTYTPTVTYNGPDSFSFTVSDGSLTSTAATVSITVTPVNDPPTADAQSVSTAEDTPITITLAGADIDSAALTFSVAGTPAHGSLGTITGTACTPSGLGSSCTAQVTYTPNLNYNGPDSFTFISNDGSLNSTGAAVSVTITPVNDAPVSNGMSVTTAEGSPVTITLSATDVDNSALAFILVAPPTHGTLGAISSPTCTPSGLGTSCTAQVTYTPNPLYNGPDSFTYKANDVLLDSNVSTVSLTVTPVNDPPTTTGQSVSTAEDTAAVITLSAADVDSASLTFTVVGAPTHGTLGTIGTPSCTPSGLGSSCTAQVTYTPNSNYNGTDSFTFKANDTLLDSNSSTVNLTITAVNDAPVSTGQTVTTPEDAPVTVTLSATDVDSATLTFSLVSPPTHGSVGAIGGTSCTPSGLGTSCTAQVTYTPAANYNGPDSFTYKTNDGFLDSTASTVSITVTPVNNAPVSNAQSVTTAEDTALAITLAASDIDSPALTFAIGTPPAHGSLSAVSGTSCTPSGLGTNCTALVTYTPALNYNGPDTFTFTASDGLLPSTAAAVSITVTAVNDAPVAVADSATVSKNS, encoded by the coding sequence ATGAAATATAGGAAGTTGTCGATTGGCACAGGACTCTTGCTGGTTCTCTTCATCTTTTCGTATCCCTTCGCCCTCACCGGGGATACCGTGGCCGATATCGTCCTCGGCCAGCTCGACTTCACTCATAACGCCCCGAACCTCGTGGACGGCCGGGGTTTGTACCTCCCCTTTCGCGTCGCGGTGGACAAAAATTCCAACCGGATTTTTGTGGCGGATGACGGTAACAACCGTGTGCTGAGCTGGCCGGACGCCACCTCCTTCCAAAACGGCGATGCGGCCGATGTGGTCATCGGTCAGCCCGACTTTTCAACCACTCTCTGCAACTATGGCGGGGTGTCCGCCCGCAGCCTCTGCCTGCCCAGAGGGGTGGGGGTGGACAACGTCGGCAATCTCTACGTGGCGGACACGAACAACCACCGTGTGCTGGAGTATGACGCGCCCTTTACCTCGGGCATGGCGGCGAGCCGTGTATTCGGGCAGGGCGGAAGCTTCACCTTGGCCTTGCCGAACAATGGAGGACCATCCGCGGGCAGCCTCGACTTTCCCAATGCCGTGGGTGCGGATGGATCGGGCAACCTCTATGTGGTGGATCAGTACAACAATCGTGTTCTGGAATACGACAGTCCGTTGACGGACCAAACCGCCGACCGGGTGATCGGTCAAGCGAATTTTAGTGCGAATAAATCCAACAGGGGCCAAGTAAACCCGGCCGCAAACAGTCTTTCCAATCCCTTTGGGGTGGCCTTGGATGGCTCGGGCAATCTTTATGTTGCCGACGTCTCGAATAACCGCGTGCTGGAGTACAACGCGCCCATCAGCTCAGGCATGGCGGCCAGCCGGGTTTTCGGTCAAACAAGCTTTACATCGTTCACCACCAATGCCGATAATGCGGCCACTGCAAGTACGTTGCGCAGACCTTATGACGTGGTCCTTGACAGCTCGGGCAACCTCTATGTCGCGGATAACGGCAATTGGCGGGTATTGGAGTACACCGGTCCTTTGGCGGACAACGTCGCCGACCGGGTCTTTGGACAGGGCGGAAGCTTCAGCGCCACGACTTGCGTCAAACAATCGTCCAGTGTCAGCGCGAGCACGCTATGCACCGTGACGGGAGTGGGGGCGGATGGGTCCGGAAACATCTATATCGTGGATCCGGACAACAACCGGGTGCTTGGGTTCAATAGCCCGGTGACCACGGACACGGTGGCCGACCGGGTCCTGGGGCAAGCCAATTTTTCGAATTACGGCCCCAACTATCTCGACGGCGCCGGGTTTTTGAACCCTTCGGGCGTTGCGGTCGACCGAAGCGTGAGGCCCAATCATATCTATGTGGCCGATACCGATAACTCCCGTGTGCTGGCCTGGAACGATGTCTCGACCTTGATTAATGGGCAACCGGCCGATATTGTCATCGGCCAGCCCGATTTCTACAGTGCATTCTGCAATCAAGGAAGTTCGGCCTCTGCCAGCACATTGTGTAACCCAAGAGGGATTGCCGTCGACAGCGCCGGTAACCTTTATGTGGCGGACAATACCAACAACCGGGTTCTGGTATTCAACAGTCCTTTCACAACGGACACGGTGGCGGATCAAGTTATCGGGCATTCAAACTTCACCGATGTCGGCTGCAATTTCTTCAGTGGCGCGACGGCCGTTAGCGCGAACAGTCTCTGTAATCCAACGGGTGTGGCCTTCGATCCGTCCGGAAATCTATATGTTTCTGATTTTACCAATAACCGTGTCCTCGAATACAACGGCCCGCCGGGGACGGGCGCGGCAGCCAATCAGGTCTTCGGCCAACCCGATTTCTCGAGCAATATTTGCGACAACGGCGGTATCAGCGCAAGCAGTCTCTGCAATCCCTCCGGGGTGGCCCTGGATTCCTCCGGGAACCTTTATGTGGCCGATTTAAACAATAATCGCGTCCTCGAGTACACCAGTCCGTTGACGGACAATGTCGCCGATCAGGTCTTTGGGCAAGCCGGAGACTTTACCGCAAATGTTGCGAACTACCCAAACATCAGCGCCACCAGTTTGTCATTGCCCAGAAGCGTGGCTGTGGATGGATTGGACGACCTTTACATTGCGGACACTGCCAACAGTCGGGTCCTGGAGTTCGATAATCCTCTCGGAACCTGTACGACCTGTGATACCGCGGCGGATATGGTTTTCGGCCAGCCCGGCTTCGGCTCCAATAACGCCAATTACGGGGGCTTGTCCGCTTCCAGCATGTACAACCCTTACGGCCTGGCCGTGGGGGACGACCTTTACGTGGCGGATACGGCCAACCACCGGATGCTGGTAATCTTTATCGACCTGCCGCCGGTGGTGACCGACCAGGATGTCACCACGCCGGAGGACACGCCGGTCACGATCACGCTGTCGGCGACGGATCCGGACAGCCCGTCCGTCACCTTCAGCATCGCCGGTAACCCGCCGTTCGGGACCCTGTCCCCGATTACGGGAACGACCTGCACCCCGGTCGGCGACGGCACCTCCTGCACCGCCCAGGTCACCTATACTCCGATATTAAATTACAACGGTCCGGACAGCTTTTTATTCAAGGCGAACGACGGCTTGCTCGATTCGAACATCGGCACCGTGAACCTGACCGTCACGCCGGTGAACGATCCGCCGGTGGCGGATGATCAAGCGGTGACCACGGCCGAGGAGGCCCCGATCACGATCACGCTCTCGGCCTCCGACGTGGATAACACCTCCTTGGCCTTTGCGGTCGCCATCGCCCCCCACTTCGGGACGTTGTCGGATATCACACCTCCGGTCTGCACGCCGACGCCGGACGGGTTGGGGTCGGACTGCACCGCGCAGGTGACCTACTCGCCCAATACCAATTACTTCGGCTCGGACCTCCTGACCTTCACCGCGAACGACGGATTGTTGGATTCAAATCAGGGATCGGTGCCGATAACCGTCACTCCCGTGGAAGACCCGCCGACGGCGGCCGATCAACCCGTGTCGACGCCGGAGGACACCGCGGTGGTGATCACGCTGAAATCCGAGGACGTGGACGGGGATCCGTTGACCTATTTGATCAATACCAACCCCGCCAATGGGACCCTTTCAGGGGTTTCGGCGCCGATCTGCACGCCGCAGGGGTTGAGTTCGGAATGCACGGCGCAGGTGACCTACACGCCTAACCCCGATTACAACGGCCCGGACAGCTTTTCATTCACGGTGAACGACGGCCAGATGGATTCGAACGTCGCCGTCGTGAGTTTGACCGTGGTCCCGGTCAACGATCCGCCGGTTGCGACGGGACAGAGCGTGACGACGGCAGAGGACACCCCGGTGCCGATCACGTTCTCCGCGACGGATATCGACAGTCCGTCCCTGACGTTTGTCGTTATAACCCCACCCAGCCACGGATCCCTGGGGGCGATCGGGACGCCGGTCTGTACCCCGAGCGGCGCGGGCTCGAGCTGCACCGCGCAGGCCACCTACACGCCGGCGGCCGACTACAACGGCTCGGACAGCTTTACGTTCGGCGCCAACGACGGAACGATCGTCTCGACCCCGGCCGCGGTGAGCCTGACGATCACCCCGGTGAACGATCCGCCGGTCAGCCAGGCCCAGAGCGTGACGACTCCGGAGGAGGCGCCGCTCGCGATCACCTTGACCGCCACGGACATCGATAGCGCGTCCCTGACATTCGCGCTCGGCACAGCCCCGACGAACGGGACCTTGTCGGCCATCCCCCCTATAGCCAATTGCACGGTGAACGGCGCGGGCTCCACCTGCACGGCGCAGGTGACCTACACTCCGAATCCGAATTATAACGGACCCGACAGCTTTACGTTTACCGCGAGTGATGGACTCCTCACTTCGTCGGCCGCGACGGTTTCGGTGACGGTGACGCCGGTGAACGATCCCCCGACCGCCAACGCCCAGAGCGTCACCACCTCCGAAGACACCGCCTTCACGATCACGCTTTCCGCGACGGATATCGACAGCACGGCACTGACGTTTGCCACAGGGACGGCGCCGACGAACGGAACGCTCGGCACGATCTCCGCGCCGACCTGTACCCCGAGCGGCGGGGGGGCGAGCTGCACCGCGGCCGTGACCTACACGCCGAACGCCAATTACAACGGCCCGGACAGCTTCACGTTTACGGTCAATGACGGGACTCTGGCCTCCACACCGGCGACGGTATCGGTGACGGTGACCCCGGTGAACGATCCCCCGACGGCCAACGCCCAGAGTGTCACCACCCCGGAAGACCAGCCCTTAGTGATCACCCTATCGGCGACGGACATCGACAGCACCGCGCTGACCAATTTTGCCGTGGCGGGGGCCCCGACGCACGGGACCTTGGGGACGATCGGGGCACCGAGTTGCACACCGAGCGGCGCGGGAACCAATTGCACGGCCCAGGTCACATACACACCGACCGTCACGTATAACGGCCCGGACAGCTTTTCATTTACGGTCAGCGACGGATCGCTGACCTCGACCGCGGCGACGGTCTCGATCACGGTGACCCCGGTCAATGATCCCCCGACGGCCGATGCCCAGAGCGTTTCCACCGCGGAGGATACCCCGATCACCATCACGCTGGCGGGGGCGGATATCGACAGCGCGGCCCTGACCTTTTCGGTGGCGGGAACCCCCGCGCATGGCAGCCTGGGGACGATTACGGGAACGGCCTGCACGCCCAGCGGCCTGGGCTCCAGCTGCACGGCGCAGGTGACCTACACTCCGAACTTGAACTACAACGGACCCGACAGTTTCACCTTTATCTCCAACGACGGGTCTTTGAATTCGACCGGGGCTGCGGTCAGTGTGACGATTACGCCCGTGAATGACGCGCCGGTATCGAACGGAATGAGCGTGACGACGGCGGAAGGCAGTCCGGTCACGATCACGCTGTCCGCCACGGATGTGGACAACTCCGCGCTGGCGTTTATTCTCGTGGCCCCTCCCACCCACGGCACCCTGGGCGCGATTTCGTCCCCGACCTGCACGCCGAGCGGACTGGGCACGAGCTGCACCGCGCAGGTGACCTACACGCCGAATCCCCTTTATAACGGCCCGGACAGCTTTACCTACAAGGCCAACGACGTCTTGCTGGATTCAAACGTCTCGACCGTGAGTCTGACGGTGACGCCGGTGAACGATCCCCCGACAACGACGGGCCAGAGCGTGAGCACGGCGGAGGATACGGCGGCGGTGATCACGCTTTCCGCGGCGGACGTGGACAGCGCGTCGTTGACCTTTACGGTTGTGGGGGCGCCGACGCATGGAACGCTGGGAACGATCGGGACGCCGAGTTGCACCCCCAGCGGATTGGGGTCGAGCTGCACGGCGCAGGTGACCTACACGCCCAATTCGAACTACAACGGGACGGACAGCTTTACATTCAAGGCGAATGACACGCTCTTGGACTCCAATTCATCGACCGTGAATTTGACGATCACGGCGGTCAATGATGCACCGGTCTCAACCGGTCAGACTGTGACGACTCCGGAGGATGCCCCTGTAACGGTCACGTTATCCGCCACGGATGTGGACAGCGCGACATTGACGTTCAGTCTTGTCTCCCCCCCCACTCACGGGTCGGTGGGCGCGATCGGGGGGACGAGCTGCACGCCGAGTGGACTGGGGACCAGCTGCACGGCGCAGGTGACCTACACGCCGGCGGCCAATTA